A single window of Chitinophaga sp. XS-30 DNA harbors:
- a CDS encoding DUF3467 domain-containing protein, with amino-acid sequence MENQNEQQQLNIELSEEIADGTYANLAIITHSPSEFVVDFINVMPGLPKAKVKSRIILTPQHAKRLMKAMLDNIKKYESAHGTIEDQEPVTVPMNFGGPTAQA; translated from the coding sequence ATGGAAAATCAAAATGAGCAGCAGCAGCTCAATATTGAATTGAGCGAGGAAATTGCAGACGGGACCTATGCCAACCTGGCGATCATTACCCATTCCCCGTCCGAATTTGTGGTGGATTTTATTAATGTGATGCCGGGTTTGCCGAAAGCAAAGGTGAAATCCCGGATCATCCTGACGCCACAGCACGCCAAGCGCCTGATGAAAGCCATGCTGGACAATATCAAGAAATATGAATCCGCACATGGCACGATCGAGGACCAGGAGCCTGTTACCGTTCCCATGAACTTCGGTGGCCCTACTGCACAGGCATAA
- a CDS encoding SusD/RagB family nutrient-binding outer membrane lipoprotein, translating to MKFISLKYTISAGMLGMIMASAVSCKKDFGDMNVNPNTPAQPSTKFLFGSAVVGLAGVPNAAGGVLYVQHLAEFIYNNESRYFNREYSYNAIYTGALMDLTRIIELNTDPDTKDTKEVTDNSPNENQLGHARTLRAFLMLHMTDRWGAIPYTEALKGTENIKPKFDDQQSIYADILKELKEASAQITTAMPNDPLFDGNWQRWKKWANTLRAIAALRISGTEDAAAGQAAFQEAVAAGLMTGIEDDAAYSYQATQAFESPWFTNYRSRYDYGVSETFVDKLTTLADPRLPIFARPPANAPGTYRGVPYGRNAQYSTSAYSLIGTTPARQAFPSVLTSYAQVCFTMAEAALIGWIPGGDAEMISWYNRGITASMKKWNGLAGTTVAAADTTVYPVSPEVVLLPAQTAAQKLERIQTQKWINFFLGNGYEAWAEWRRTGYPVLQPAPDAVNVGGQIPRRQCYISTERDLNTENYKAVVAEQGPDELSTRVWWDRP from the coding sequence ATGAAATTCATCAGCTTGAAATATACAATATCGGCGGGGATGCTGGGAATGATCATGGCATCAGCCGTTTCCTGTAAAAAGGATTTCGGGGATATGAACGTCAATCCCAATACACCGGCACAGCCGAGTACCAAATTCCTCTTCGGCAGCGCCGTAGTGGGCCTGGCCGGTGTGCCGAATGCCGCGGGCGGCGTGCTGTATGTGCAGCATCTGGCGGAATTTATCTATAATAACGAATCCCGTTACTTCAACCGGGAATACAGTTATAACGCCATATACACCGGAGCATTGATGGACCTGACGCGTATCATCGAACTGAATACGGACCCGGACACAAAGGATACCAAGGAAGTGACGGACAACAGTCCGAATGAGAACCAGCTCGGCCATGCCAGGACGTTAAGGGCTTTCCTGATGCTGCATATGACGGACCGATGGGGCGCCATTCCATATACAGAAGCGCTGAAAGGCACGGAGAATATCAAACCGAAGTTCGATGATCAGCAGTCGATATACGCGGATATCCTGAAAGAGTTGAAAGAGGCTTCCGCGCAGATCACCACGGCTATGCCCAACGATCCGCTGTTCGATGGCAACTGGCAGCGCTGGAAAAAATGGGCCAATACGTTACGTGCGATTGCCGCGCTGCGTATATCCGGAACGGAAGATGCCGCTGCGGGGCAGGCTGCTTTTCAGGAAGCCGTGGCTGCCGGCCTGATGACGGGTATTGAGGATGATGCGGCCTACAGTTATCAGGCTACGCAGGCTTTCGAGAGCCCCTGGTTCACCAATTACAGAAGCCGGTACGACTATGGCGTCAGCGAAACATTCGTTGATAAACTGACCACGCTGGCCGATCCCCGCTTGCCCATTTTTGCGCGGCCTCCGGCCAATGCCCCCGGCACCTACAGAGGGGTGCCCTATGGCAGGAATGCCCAATATTCCACTTCGGCCTACAGCCTGATCGGTACCACGCCGGCCAGGCAGGCTTTCCCGAGTGTGCTGACATCCTACGCCCAGGTCTGCTTCACCATGGCGGAAGCGGCCCTCATCGGATGGATACCCGGTGGCGATGCGGAAATGATCAGCTGGTACAACCGGGGGATCACCGCTTCCATGAAAAAATGGAACGGGCTGGCCGGCACCACTGTGGCAGCAGCGGATACCACCGTGTATCCCGTATCACCGGAGGTGGTGCTGTTACCGGCCCAAACGGCTGCCCAAAAGCTGGAGCGCATCCAGACCCAGAAATGGATCAATTTCTTCCTGGGCAACGGTTATGAAGCCTGGGCGGAATGGCGGAGAACAGGCTATCCCGTACTGCAGCCCGCTCCCGATGCAGTGAATGTTGGCGGGCAGATACCCCGCAGGCAATGTTATATCAGCACCGAACGTGATCTCAATACCGAAAATTACAAGGCCGTTGTTGCCGAACAGGGGCCGGACGAATTATCCACCAGGGTCTGGTGGGACAGGCCTTAA
- a CDS encoding helix-hairpin-helix domain-containing protein, which produces MGKGLMLVMLMLLSGSLHAQEEEESSIPLELLGEQENELPEEDEQTQTLEAYSRRKLNLNTADAPALHALGLMGALQVSQFLVYRKTLGALLSIYELQAVPGFDLPLIRRLLPFITAGAGLEPYYTWKDYARRGRHVVLLRYARPLELARGYHHRDSLGAYYNGSPDKIMLRYRYQLTRYASWGLVMEKDAGEQFFKGAQRKGFDHYGYHVFLQQIGKIKALAIGDFSVNIGQGLVQWHGLAFGKSAAVMQVKRQGAVLRPYASAGEFFFYRGAGITMRQGRWELTAFGSRRSLDARSPGDSTADAYSGSLVSSGYHRTASELALRGNVLQHSAGSVLKWEHESGHIAVNVLAHRFSKALRKGDELYRVFGFEGNDYLNAGVDHAFGWRNLHFFGEAAVDKKGAYAILQGMLASLAHGADIALVYRYESPAYQTLYGNAFGESATVSNEAGLYSALLLKWGARWELSAYADLFRFPWLKYRISSPSDGYDLLLALAWRPDKTTELTAQYRYDHKPQNASGHSLPQHYVTMLQRQQLRCQASVQLTPWLSWKCRVVSGLYRNEDPGTGAGGTAREAWLVHQQWKAKLKRAWRFSAGHTWFDTAEGDGLFLSGQGFPGDNSLLRLSGRGWSVQAQAQYRFSRAFSLWCRWQQAVHPGAAGIGSGWDAIDGSKRSSLQFQLQWEH; this is translated from the coding sequence ATGGGGAAAGGACTGATGCTGGTGATGCTGATGCTTTTAAGCGGATCGCTGCATGCCCAGGAGGAGGAGGAAAGCTCCATCCCGCTGGAACTGCTGGGAGAACAGGAAAATGAGCTTCCCGAAGAGGATGAACAGACGCAAACACTGGAGGCATACTCCCGCAGGAAACTGAACCTGAATACTGCGGATGCTCCCGCACTGCATGCGCTTGGCCTGATGGGTGCCCTGCAGGTCTCGCAGTTCCTGGTTTACCGGAAAACACTGGGCGCACTGTTGAGTATCTATGAATTGCAGGCAGTCCCGGGGTTTGATCTTCCGCTGATCAGGAGATTGCTGCCATTTATTACGGCAGGTGCGGGGCTGGAGCCTTATTACACCTGGAAAGACTACGCGCGAAGAGGGCGGCATGTCGTGTTACTGCGGTATGCCCGACCCCTGGAATTAGCCAGGGGATATCATCACCGGGACAGCCTCGGTGCGTATTACAATGGCAGTCCCGACAAGATCATGCTGCGCTACCGTTATCAGCTGACCCGTTACGCCAGTTGGGGCCTGGTTATGGAGAAAGATGCGGGAGAGCAGTTTTTCAAGGGTGCACAGCGCAAAGGGTTCGATCACTACGGTTATCACGTTTTCCTGCAACAGATCGGGAAGATCAAAGCACTGGCTATTGGTGACTTTTCGGTAAATATCGGGCAGGGCCTTGTGCAATGGCATGGCCTCGCATTCGGTAAAAGTGCCGCTGTGATGCAGGTAAAACGGCAGGGAGCAGTGCTTCGGCCCTATGCTTCGGCAGGCGAATTCTTCTTTTATCGCGGCGCGGGTATCACCATGCGGCAGGGGCGTTGGGAACTGACCGCTTTTGGCTCCCGCAGGAGCCTGGATGCACGCAGCCCGGGAGATTCAACTGCCGATGCTTACAGCGGATCGCTCGTCAGTTCGGGTTATCACAGAACAGCGTCGGAATTGGCATTGCGGGGAAACGTGCTGCAACATAGCGCCGGAAGCGTGCTGAAGTGGGAACACGAAAGCGGGCACATTGCAGTGAATGTACTGGCGCACCGTTTCTCAAAAGCACTGCGGAAAGGCGATGAGTTATACCGGGTATTCGGGTTTGAAGGGAATGATTATCTCAATGCCGGTGTGGACCATGCATTTGGCTGGCGTAACCTTCATTTCTTCGGGGAAGCGGCGGTGGATAAAAAGGGAGCATATGCGATATTGCAGGGAATGCTGGCTTCCCTGGCGCATGGAGCGGATATTGCATTGGTGTACCGTTATGAAAGCCCTGCTTATCAAACGCTCTATGGCAACGCCTTCGGTGAAAGCGCTACGGTTTCCAATGAAGCAGGCCTTTACTCGGCATTGTTGCTGAAGTGGGGAGCACGCTGGGAACTATCCGCATATGCGGACCTCTTCCGTTTTCCATGGCTGAAATACAGGATCAGCAGCCCATCTGACGGATACGATCTGCTATTGGCGCTCGCCTGGCGGCCGGATAAAACAACGGAGCTGACCGCACAGTATCGCTACGACCACAAACCGCAAAATGCTTCGGGACATTCCCTGCCGCAACATTATGTGACGATGCTGCAACGGCAGCAACTGCGCTGTCAGGCAAGCGTACAGCTAACACCCTGGCTAAGCTGGAAATGCCGGGTAGTGTCAGGCCTGTACCGGAATGAAGATCCCGGTACAGGCGCCGGTGGAACGGCAAGGGAAGCATGGCTGGTACACCAGCAATGGAAGGCAAAATTGAAACGCGCCTGGCGGTTCTCCGCGGGGCATACCTGGTTCGATACCGCGGAAGGCGATGGTCTTTTTCTTTCGGGTCAGGGCTTTCCGGGAGACAATTCGCTGTTGCGCCTCTCCGGCAGGGGCTGGTCTGTACAGGCACAGGCACAATACCGTTTCTCCCGCGCCTTTTCGCTGTGGTGCCGTTGGCAGCAGGCGGTGCATCCCGGGGCTGCGGGGATCGGCTCCGGCTGGGATGCTATTGACGGGAGCAAGCGCAGCAGCCTGCAATTCCAGCTGCAGTGGGAGCATTGA
- a CDS encoding Ldh family oxidoreductase — MEQVFSYDHLRTFTEEVFIKMGCPADQAALAAAVLVSADLRGIDSHGVARLSGYIRLWEAGRINATPDIRIVHESPSTAVVDGDSGLGLVVAPFAMQVAIEKARTAGTGWVSVRNSNHFGIAGYHAMKALEHDMIGMAMTNASPLVAPTFATERMLGTNPIAVAIPAGEQPPFVADFATTTAANGKLEILQRKQQEAPLGWIQDKAGTPSQNPDELKKGGALLPLGGDREHGSHKGYCLGAIVDIFSAVLSGANYGPWAPPFVSFLPLPPDPVGKGLGHFFGAMRIDAFRPADEFKANMDTWINRFRNAGTVAGQEKVLIPGDPEREMEADRLKTGIPLLAPVVKDLGEVAMKLKIDF, encoded by the coding sequence ATGGAGCAAGTTTTTTCCTACGATCATTTACGCACGTTTACAGAAGAGGTTTTTATAAAGATGGGTTGTCCGGCTGACCAGGCTGCCCTGGCTGCGGCCGTTCTCGTGTCCGCCGACCTCCGGGGGATCGATTCTCACGGTGTGGCAAGGCTTTCCGGGTACATCCGGTTGTGGGAGGCAGGCCGTATCAACGCTACCCCGGATATCCGGATCGTGCATGAATCCCCCAGTACCGCGGTAGTGGACGGGGACAGCGGTCTTGGCCTGGTAGTGGCTCCTTTTGCCATGCAGGTGGCGATTGAGAAGGCCCGTACCGCCGGCACAGGTTGGGTGAGCGTCCGCAATTCCAATCACTTCGGTATCGCCGGCTATCATGCCATGAAAGCCCTGGAACACGATATGATCGGTATGGCCATGACCAATGCCAGCCCGCTTGTGGCGCCTACTTTTGCCACGGAACGCATGCTCGGTACCAATCCCATTGCTGTGGCCATTCCGGCGGGGGAGCAACCGCCTTTTGTCGCCGATTTTGCCACCACCACCGCCGCTAACGGCAAACTGGAGATACTGCAGCGCAAACAGCAGGAAGCGCCGTTGGGATGGATACAGGATAAAGCAGGCACCCCCAGTCAGAATCCTGACGAATTGAAGAAGGGCGGGGCTTTGCTGCCGCTGGGAGGCGACCGGGAACACGGAAGTCACAAAGGCTATTGCCTGGGTGCAATAGTTGATATATTTTCGGCCGTGCTTTCGGGGGCAAATTATGGGCCCTGGGCGCCGCCGTTCGTGAGTTTTCTGCCGCTGCCGCCCGATCCGGTGGGGAAAGGGCTGGGCCATTTCTTTGGCGCTATGCGGATAGACGCATTCCGCCCGGCTGATGAGTTCAAAGCGAATATGGATACCTGGATCAACCGTTTCCGGAACGCAGGTACCGTAGCGGGACAGGAGAAAGTGCTGATACCCGGCGATCCGGAGCGGGAAATGGAGGCCGACCGCCTGAAAACAGGCATTCCGCTGCTTGCTCCGGTGGTAAAAGACCTGGGAGAAGTGGCCATGAAACTTAAAATCGATTTTTAA
- a CDS encoding SusC/RagA family TonB-linked outer membrane protein, whose product MKKALLFFTMLMVSVSLVVAQQRQVTGKVVGDDGSPVAFATIQVKGTTSGTTADQQGNFSLSISGNDVVLIIRSVGFLQREIPLSTQNTLSVTLASDAKSLQEVVVTALGVSRAKKSLGYAVQEIKSDKITQTKQVDLNTAIAGKVAGVQLRGGSGAKFGTTQIRLRGVNNLTGGNPIYIVDGVITPATSINPDDVASLTVLKGPAATALYGQRASEGAVVISTKRSGGSGIGVTLNHTTTFERVYVLPEYQNEYGGGSSQEWNTFTYNPALHDPAFQVLDGANYYNYEVDESWGPRLDGTMHAPWYAWDPTVGADFGKLKPFVAQKNNVRDYFETGVANNTTVSFSKNGEGYNNRFSFTNLTRTGVIPNSKQQKNWVTYNGSLDLAQNLQVSTNVNYVYEYGFNIPREGYGTQTAGSFNQWFHRNIETDKLKEYYKRSDGSFRSWNITSPTNPTPKYWDNPYTEAYENVRHNYEQTVFGNMTLSYSFLNGFKASVIGRGTFINSNSDNRVASFTLSPASFSTNEDKRTETSYLGSLEYGRTFSDFTFRAAVYGEVNKRKRYLVTAATAGGFIVPNVYNVSNSLNEKVATNFMSNRQINSLYGYVSAGYRDMLFLDVSVRNDISSTLPDHNNSYVYGSVSGAFVFTELFSERNVLSFGKLRASVARVGSDVDPYNVYETFPLGTNFPKSVGSATVTYARQNVPDIRPNDNLKPALSTSYEIGAELQFFNNRARLDANYFYRRNVDQIVNISLPNSSGYSGQVINAGEMTNKGWEFSIGATPVRTSDFNWDIDINFAFFKNKVVSLYGDINNLQVALDGSALSFGFVGSPRVSLNAMKGQSYGLIIGGGFQRDSATQKILVDDDGYPLMTNTKELGYVTPDITGGVSSGITYKNFFLNFAMDFQKGGRFVSITKMFNAGSGLSAETVGNNDKGIPKRNAIDDGGGIRLDAINVNTGKQNEVYADTKDLYESYLFSLWENWTYDASYVKLRELSIGYSLPDRLFQRTPVKGLSVSVIGQNLWLIYSKAKGLDPSELETSWLEGGQLPGTRSIGFNVKVNF is encoded by the coding sequence ATGAAAAAAGCTTTGCTGTTTTTCACCATGCTTATGGTGAGTGTCAGTCTGGTGGTTGCACAGCAACGCCAGGTGACGGGTAAGGTGGTAGGAGACGACGGGTCTCCGGTTGCATTTGCCACTATACAGGTCAAAGGCACTACTTCGGGAACCACCGCTGACCAACAAGGAAATTTCTCCCTTTCCATTTCAGGGAATGACGTAGTGCTCATTATCCGTAGCGTTGGATTTCTGCAACGGGAAATCCCTCTGAGCACACAAAATACGCTGAGTGTTACCCTCGCTTCCGATGCAAAAAGTTTGCAGGAAGTGGTCGTAACAGCCCTGGGCGTAAGCCGCGCGAAGAAATCCCTGGGTTACGCCGTGCAGGAGATCAAATCGGACAAGATCACGCAAACGAAGCAGGTGGACCTCAACACCGCCATCGCCGGCAAGGTAGCCGGCGTACAGTTGCGCGGAGGCTCCGGCGCTAAATTCGGCACCACCCAGATCCGTCTGCGGGGGGTGAACAACCTGACCGGCGGTAACCCGATTTACATCGTTGATGGCGTGATCACACCGGCTACTTCCATCAACCCGGACGATGTAGCTTCGCTCACCGTACTGAAAGGGCCTGCAGCTACCGCATTGTATGGGCAGCGCGCATCGGAAGGCGCTGTGGTGATCTCCACCAAACGTTCCGGCGGCTCGGGCATCGGGGTAACACTGAACCACACCACCACTTTCGAACGGGTGTATGTGTTGCCGGAATATCAGAATGAGTACGGCGGCGGCAGCTCCCAGGAATGGAACACCTTCACCTACAACCCCGCGCTGCACGATCCCGCATTCCAGGTGCTGGATGGCGCAAACTATTACAATTACGAAGTGGACGAAAGCTGGGGACCAAGACTGGATGGCACGATGCACGCTCCCTGGTATGCATGGGACCCCACAGTTGGCGCCGATTTCGGCAAACTGAAACCATTTGTAGCGCAGAAGAATAACGTGCGGGACTATTTTGAGACCGGCGTTGCCAACAACACCACCGTATCATTCAGCAAGAACGGCGAAGGCTATAACAACCGTTTCTCCTTCACCAATCTCACCCGTACCGGCGTTATTCCCAATTCCAAACAACAGAAGAACTGGGTCACCTATAACGGCTCCCTCGACCTGGCGCAGAACCTGCAGGTATCCACCAACGTAAACTACGTGTATGAATACGGGTTCAACATCCCGCGGGAAGGATACGGCACGCAAACTGCCGGCTCTTTCAACCAATGGTTCCACCGCAACATCGAAACGGATAAACTGAAGGAATATTACAAACGTTCTGATGGCAGTTTCCGCAGCTGGAACATCACCTCGCCGACCAATCCAACGCCGAAGTACTGGGACAATCCCTATACTGAAGCGTATGAGAACGTTCGCCATAATTACGAGCAGACCGTATTCGGCAATATGACGCTCTCCTACAGCTTCCTCAACGGATTCAAAGCTTCCGTGATCGGCCGGGGCACCTTTATAAATTCCAATAGCGACAACCGCGTTGCTTCCTTTACGCTCAGTCCCGCTTCCTTCAGTACGAATGAAGATAAACGGACCGAAACCAGCTATCTCGGCTCGCTGGAGTATGGCCGGACTTTCAGCGATTTCACTTTCCGTGCTGCGGTGTACGGCGAGGTCAACAAACGGAAACGTTACCTGGTAACAGCGGCAACGGCAGGCGGCTTCATTGTTCCCAATGTTTATAATGTCAGCAATTCGCTCAACGAAAAAGTGGCTACCAACTTCATGTCCAACCGCCAGATCAACAGCCTGTACGGCTACGTATCTGCCGGATACCGGGATATGCTGTTCCTGGACGTATCTGTCCGGAATGATATCTCTTCCACTTTGCCGGACCATAACAATTCCTATGTGTACGGCAGCGTTTCCGGTGCATTTGTTTTCACGGAGTTGTTCAGCGAGCGGAATGTGCTGAGCTTCGGCAAGCTGCGTGCTTCCGTGGCCCGCGTAGGTTCCGATGTGGACCCCTACAATGTGTATGAAACATTCCCCCTCGGCACCAACTTTCCAAAGTCCGTAGGTTCCGCTACCGTTACCTACGCCCGCCAGAATGTGCCGGATATCCGGCCCAATGATAACCTGAAGCCCGCATTGTCTACCAGCTACGAAATAGGCGCCGAACTGCAGTTTTTCAACAACCGCGCAAGGCTGGATGCCAACTATTTCTACCGCCGCAATGTGGATCAGATCGTGAATATCTCTTTGCCCAACTCTTCCGGTTACTCGGGACAGGTGATCAATGCCGGTGAAATGACCAACAAGGGATGGGAGTTTTCCATCGGCGCTACGCCAGTGAGAACAAGCGACTTTAACTGGGATATCGATATCAATTTTGCTTTTTTCAAGAACAAGGTGGTTTCTCTTTACGGAGATATCAATAACCTGCAGGTGGCGCTGGACGGCTCCGCACTGTCATTCGGTTTCGTAGGCTCTCCCCGTGTTTCTCTCAATGCCATGAAAGGGCAGTCGTACGGCCTGATCATCGGCGGCGGATTCCAGCGCGATTCTGCTACGCAGAAGATACTGGTGGATGATGACGGATATCCGCTCATGACCAATACGAAGGAGCTGGGGTATGTAACACCGGATATCACCGGCGGCGTTTCTTCCGGTATCACCTACAAGAATTTCTTCCTGAATTTTGCGATGGACTTCCAGAAAGGCGGCCGTTTCGTTTCCATTACCAAAATGTTCAACGCCGGCTCCGGTCTCAGTGCGGAAACGGTTGGTAATAACGACAAAGGTATTCCTAAACGCAATGCCATTGATGATGGCGGCGGTATCAGGCTCGATGCGATCAATGTAAATACGGGCAAGCAGAATGAAGTGTATGCGGATACGAAAGATCTGTATGAATCGTATTTATTCTCCCTCTGGGAAAACTGGACCTACGATGCCTCTTATGTAAAGCTTCGGGAGCTGTCCATCGGCTATTCACTGCCTGACCGCCTCTTCCAGCGCACACCCGTCAAAGGGCTCAGTGTTTCCGTGATCGGCCAGAACCTCTGGCTCATTTACAGCAAAGCCAAGGGCCTTGATCCTTCGGAACTGGAAACGTCATGGCTGGAAGGTGGCCAGTTGCCCGGCACCCGTTCCATCGGCTTTAACGTAAAAGTCAATTTCTAA
- a CDS encoding aspartate kinase, protein MKVLKFGGTSVGKPERMHAVAKLITADPDAKIVVLSALSGTTNALVEISQSLSEGKKVQAKQQIDKLESHYRTFCEQLVSGKDGREKTKAIIDEHFEFLNIILKISFNEALNKDILAQGELLSTKLFCAYLEEAGINAVLLPALEFMSIDEFEEPEIPRMKVRLTALIEQQKGQTIFITQGYICRNAKGEIDNLKRGGSDYSASLIGAAIQASEVQIWTDIDGMHNNDPRVVKKTFPIDQLSFDEAAELAYFGAKILHPASIWPAQHFNIPVKLLNTMQPDAKGTIITEMPNGDGVKAIAAKDGIIAIKIKSSRMLLAYGFLRKIFEVFEKYRTPIDMITTSEVAVSITIDDQKNLEQILKELQPFGTVELDHHQAIVSIVGNEVAATPSIIKKLFDSLNEIPLRMISYGGSRHNISILVNGQYKERTLQLLNKGLFDLD, encoded by the coding sequence ATGAAAGTCTTGAAATTTGGCGGGACCTCGGTTGGAAAACCGGAGCGTATGCATGCCGTAGCGAAGTTGATAACAGCGGATCCCGATGCCAAGATCGTGGTTTTGTCTGCCTTGTCGGGTACCACTAACGCCCTCGTAGAGATCAGCCAATCCCTTTCCGAAGGGAAAAAGGTACAGGCCAAACAGCAGATCGACAAGCTGGAAAGCCATTATCGTACTTTTTGCGAACAGCTGGTCAGCGGAAAAGACGGGCGGGAAAAGACGAAAGCCATTATAGATGAACATTTCGAATTCCTGAATATCATCCTCAAGATATCCTTCAACGAAGCGCTGAACAAAGATATCCTGGCACAGGGAGAACTGTTGTCCACGAAACTTTTCTGCGCCTATCTGGAAGAAGCGGGTATCAATGCAGTGCTGCTGCCGGCGCTGGAATTCATGAGCATAGACGAGTTCGAGGAACCGGAGATCCCGCGGATGAAAGTACGGCTGACCGCGCTCATAGAACAGCAGAAAGGACAGACGATCTTCATCACCCAGGGGTATATCTGCCGTAACGCAAAAGGAGAGATCGACAACCTGAAACGCGGCGGCAGCGATTATTCCGCTTCTCTCATCGGTGCAGCCATCCAGGCCTCCGAAGTGCAGATATGGACGGATATCGATGGCATGCACAACAACGATCCGCGTGTCGTGAAAAAAACCTTCCCGATAGATCAGTTGTCTTTCGATGAAGCGGCCGAGCTGGCCTACTTTGGCGCCAAGATACTGCATCCCGCGTCCATCTGGCCGGCACAGCATTTCAATATTCCGGTAAAGCTGCTCAATACCATGCAGCCCGATGCAAAAGGCACCATCATCACCGAAATGCCTAATGGCGACGGTGTGAAGGCCATTGCTGCGAAAGACGGCATCATCGCCATCAAGATCAAATCCAGCCGTATGCTGCTGGCCTACGGCTTCCTGCGCAAAATATTCGAGGTGTTCGAAAAATACCGTACGCCGATCGATATGATCACGACTTCGGAAGTAGCCGTATCCATCACGATAGATGACCAGAAGAACCTGGAGCAGATACTGAAAGAATTGCAACCCTTCGGAACGGTGGAGTTGGACCATCATCAGGCGATCGTCTCCATTGTGGGCAATGAAGTAGCGGCAACGCCTTCCATTATTAAAAAACTGTTCGATTCGCTGAACGAGATACCGCTGCGTATGATCTCCTACGGCGGCAGTCGTCATAACATCTCCATCCTTGTAAACGGACAATACAAGGAGCGTACACTGCAATTGCTGAACAAAGGGCTCTTCGATCTGGATTGA